A window of Nitratireductor kimnyeongensis genomic DNA:
GCCCGCTACGCTGCTTCCTGTGTATCCGCGACCGCAGTGAGCCGCTCCCCGTCATGGCCGGTGATCCGCGCCCCGACAATATCCCCCAGCTTTGCGTCTTCAAGCGCAGCCAAGGTGAAACCTTCCGTTCGCCCAAGCCCGGGACGCTCGACCAATATGCGCTGATGCGTGCCGACAAGCGCAGCAAGATGTCGCCCATAGGCCGCAGCGCCCACGGCGCGCAGACGCGCGGCGCGCTCCTTTACCAGCGCGCGGTCGAGTTGCGGCATGCGCGCTGCCGGCGTGCCCTCGCGCGGGCTGAAAGGGAAGACGTGGAGATGCGTGAGCCCGCATTCTTCGACGATCTTCAGCGAATTCTCGAACATGGCGTCGGTCTCAGTCGGGAAACCGGCTATGATGTCTGCACCGAACACCGCATCAGGGCGAAGCGCCCGCACACGTTCACAAAATTCAATGGCATCGGCGCGCAGATGGCGACGCTTCATGCGCTTCAGGATCATGTCGTCGCCATGCTGCAGCGAAAGGTGGAGATGCGGCATCAACCGCTCCTCTTCCGCCAGCGCGCGCATGAGTTCATCATCCGCCTCGATGGAATCGATGGAGGAAAGGCGCAGACGCTCAAGCTCCGGCACCTCGCGCAAAATGGTCGCCACAAGTCGCCCAAGACGCGGACTGCCCGGCAGATCGGCCCCGAAGCTCGTAAGGTCCACGCCCGTCAGAACCACCTCGCCATAGCCGTTGCCAACAAGCTGGCGCACCTGATCCACCACCGCGCCCATGGGAACGGAGCGCGAATTTCCGCGTCCATAAGGGATGATGCAAAAGGTACAGCGATGGTCGCAGCCATTTTGAACCTGCACGAAAGCGCGGGCCCGGCCTTCGATGGATTCGACCATGTGCGCCGCGGTCTCGCGCACCTCCATGATGTCGTTGACGCGCACCTTCTCGAACTGGTTCACACCGAAATCCGGCAAGGCGCGGTAGTTGTGTGCCTTCAGCTTCTCCTCATTGCCGAGAACAAGATCCACCTCATCCATGGCGTCAAATGTGCCCGGCTCCGTCTGTGCGGCACAGCCGGTGACGATAATGCGGGTATCCGGGTTTTCACGACGCGCCTTCCGGATCGCCTGCCGCGCCTGCCGCACCGCCTCGCCGGTCACGGCGCATGTATTGACGACAACGGCCCCGCCTTCCAGCTCCTCAAGCCCGGCTTCCCTCGCTTCGCGCTTGATCACCTCGGACTCGTAGGCGTTGAGACGGCATCCGAATGTCAGAACATCCACCGCCATTCAGACCGCCTCCTCGGCTTCGCGCTCCCACGCGCCGGTGGCGGGGTCGAAACGGCCGGAGAACTCCCATTCGGCGGGGCCGGTCATGATAACGTGATCATCCTGGCGCCAGAGGATATCAAGCGTACCACCGGGAACGGTAACTGTCACGTGACGCCCCGTGCGGCCCGTGCGCGCGGCGGAAACAGCAGCAGCACAGGCTGCTGAGCCGCAGGCAAGAGTGAGCCCCGCCCCGCGCTCCCACGTGCGCAGTGTGAGCGCATCATCGGCCGTCACACGCGCTATTGAGATATTGGCGCGTTCGGGAAAAACGGGATGGTTCTCCAGAAGCGGCCCAAACCGCTCCAGATCATAATCATTGACGTCACCAGCGACCCAGAAGATCGCATGGGGATTGCCCATGGAGGCAACGGAAGGCGAGTGCAGTACCGGCGCATCTATGGGCCCTGCCTGCAACTCGATCATACGGGTGTCGCGGAACTCTTCTGCAAGCGGGATCTCCTGCCAGCCGAAACGGGGCTTGCCCATATCAACAGAGATCATTCCGTCTTCATGCTCTTCGGCATTCAAAATGCCGGCCACCGTCTGGAAGGTGAAGGTCTTCTGCCCTGTCTCGGCGGCGAGCGCCTGCACGACACAGCGCGTGCCATTGCCACAGGCCTGCGCCTGGCTGCCGTCGGAATTGAAAATCTCGATATAATTGTGGGTTCCGGCAACACGGGGATCATGGATAGCCATGATCTGATCGAAACGCGTGTCCGGATCGGCATTGAGCGCACGCGCGGCGGCGGGCGTTACCCGGTCCGCGCGCCCGCGCATGTCGGCAACGATGATCGCGTTGCCGAGGCCGTTCATCTTTGCAAATGCTGCCTCGAGCGCCATGGTGGCTCCAAAACCCTGTGTCTCAGGCGCCTATATGGCTGATGAGAGGCAAAATTACCAGACGAACGGCCTCATCAATCAAGTGCGAAGTCAGGCTATCGCCA
This region includes:
- the dapF gene encoding diaminopimelate epimerase, with the protein product MALEAAFAKMNGLGNAIIVADMRGRADRVTPAAARALNADPDTRFDQIMAIHDPRVAGTHNYIEIFNSDGSQAQACGNGTRCVVQALAAETGQKTFTFQTVAGILNAEEHEDGMISVDMGKPRFGWQEIPLAEEFRDTRMIELQAGPIDAPVLHSPSVASMGNPHAIFWVAGDVNDYDLERFGPLLENHPVFPERANISIARVTADDALTLRTWERGAGLTLACGSAACAAAVSAARTGRTGRHVTVTVPGGTLDILWRQDDHVIMTGPAEWEFSGRFDPATGAWEREAEEAV
- the mtaB gene encoding tRNA (N(6)-L-threonylcarbamoyladenosine(37)-C(2))-methylthiotransferase MtaB; translation: MAVDVLTFGCRLNAYESEVIKREAREAGLEELEGGAVVVNTCAVTGEAVRQARQAIRKARRENPDTRIIVTGCAAQTEPGTFDAMDEVDLVLGNEEKLKAHNYRALPDFGVNQFEKVRVNDIMEVRETAAHMVESIEGRARAFVQVQNGCDHRCTFCIIPYGRGNSRSVPMGAVVDQVRQLVGNGYGEVVLTGVDLTSFGADLPGSPRLGRLVATILREVPELERLRLSSIDSIEADDELMRALAEEERLMPHLHLSLQHGDDMILKRMKRRHLRADAIEFCERVRALRPDAVFGADIIAGFPTETDAMFENSLKIVEECGLTHLHVFPFSPREGTPAARMPQLDRALVKERAARLRAVGAAAYGRHLAALVGTHQRILVERPGLGRTEGFTLAALEDAKLGDIVGARITGHDGERLTAVADTQEAA